Proteins encoded together in one Octopus sinensis unplaced genomic scaffold, ASM634580v1 Contig09716, whole genome shotgun sequence window:
- the LOC118761154 gene encoding macrophage mannose receptor 1-like, with protein MNYLPVSHDIRRGNLHVIIFSVLLLCLGSNVACREYYGIRVPPPVTAIPEADKLIKMSNIRSLIECFSVCMTYSECGMIIYSASDKVCILRKIKQLPGASSFIDIPANSIYTMLQAPECPTSAGYTYQPELRLCYQIGSTITSWNKAADNCNKDRGRLIHIKNEEVMNYLKTILSWAAAHSGQYYIGSSRDLNKNVFVWQTGEALTYSRWFYPNPSGGNEHCVSLVPTADFGWNDIPCHNSNIGWQICEIVVL; from the exons atgaattacTTACCAGTTAGTCACGACATTCGAAGAGGAAATCTTCACGTAATTATATTCTCAGTGCTATTATTATGTTTGGGCAGTAATGTAGCCTGCAGGGAATATTATGGAATTCGTGTTCCACCACCTGTAACTGCCATTCCAGAAGCTGACAAGTTGATTAAGATGTCAAACATTCGATCACTAATTGAGTGCTTCTCTGTTTGTATGACATATTCCGAATGTGGTATGATTATTTACAGCGCTTCCGACAAAGTATGTATCCTGCGTAAAATCAAGCAACTACCTGGTGCCTCATCATTCATCGACATTCCTGCAAACAGTATTTACACCATGCTACAAGCCC CCGAATGTCCGACGTCAGCCGGCTATACTTACCAACCAGAATTGAGATTGTGTTATCAAATAGGCTCCACGATAACTTCATGGAATAAGGCTGCAGACAATTGCAATAAGGATCGAGGACGACTTATTCACATTAAAAATGAGGAAGTCATGAACTATCTAAAAACAATATTATCATGGG CTGCGGCGCATTCAGGTCAGTATTATATTGGATCAAGTAGAGATCTTAACAAGAACGTCTTTGTATGGCAAACTGGAGAAGCACTAACATATTCTCGTTGGTTTTATCCTAATCCCTCTGGTGGAAATGAACACtgtgttagccttgtgccaaccgCAGATTTCGGATGGAATGACATTCCTTGTCACAACTCGAACATAGGGTGGCAAATATGCGAGATAGTTGTTCTATAA